Genomic DNA from Prunus persica cultivar Lovell chromosome G1, Prunus_persica_NCBIv2, whole genome shotgun sequence:
ctataaattaattaattaatattggGTTGACACAGTGCAAGGAAGGAAGGTGtgccaacaaagaaataaacaGAAGGTGCACAGGAATACCCCACTCGTACAAGCAGCAGGGAGCAGGGAGCAGGGGCAGCTAGTAAAAATAGTAGCAATAGCAAAGAGGTATTATCAGACTCTTTAAGGAATTTACAGACCTTCTCAGCTCGTCTTATCCTTTTCTcgtgatctctctctctctcatactgGCCTTAAATTCCTCCTCTTTCTTTGAAATCCCTGCTGTGCCTACAAACCGACACGCTTCCAAAGGGTTTGAAACTTTCAACtttagaggaagaagaaaaaggatatATGTTTTCTACAAGTAGAACAATACCAACCCAAGTCTTAGGGGTCTGAAGGTTGCAAGAGTTTTTTTATCAGGGGATTTGGAGAAGACCCAGGTAGCTCTGACATTTTGTTAACAGCAACAAGTAATTAAGGAGAGAATTATCTAGGTTTGGAGGACCCCTCTTTGGATTAAGAGGGGGTTTTGATAGGAAAAACAATTGTTAAGGAGGAAAAATGACTAGTTGTAGTGCAAGGAACGGTGCTGTGAGGCAGTATGTAAGATCAAAGGTGCCTCGTCTGAGATGGACCCCTGAGCTTCATCACTGCTTTCTTCATTCCATTGAGAGGCTCGGAGGCCATAAAAGTGAGTAATATCATAACCATCTTGTCTTAACTTTTGtttcttcgtcttcttttGAAAATAGAAATGAAAAGTTTCTTATatgtttcttctctctctctctctctctctctctctctctctctgccccCCAAGAGGCTACACCAAAACTTGTTCTTCAGTTGATGGATGTCAAAGGGCTCACCATTTCTCATGTCAAAAGCCATCTCCAGGTTTTGTAtttgtctttctctctctctcctgatGGTTCGTCTAGTCTTTTAACTGCTTCTGTTCTTGTAAGCTATACGTTAAAatgttcattttctttcatacTTTTCTTTATCTGTTTGCCTTCTCCTTCTTTTGATCAGATGTACAGAAGCATGAGGGGCGACCTGGGTACTAGACAACAAGGTATTTATCCAACTTCTTCACAGCCCtttattaaatttgttttattttggctGATTTCTTGTAaaagctttcttctttttacatTTTCATGTTTGTATTTTATCCTCTACTACTCCTGGTCTAATATGCAGTTCTGGTAGACTATCCATTTGTTTCCTCTAATGGCCCGTGCTCAGGGCCAGTATAAACGCCCGTGATAGTATAAAATGAGACTCTACGGATGCAGCATCACCTCATTTATTATGTGTAATTCCTTGTAATATTTATTGCTTAGTTGATGCCCCAAATGGGTGATAGAGAAAGTGCACCATTATTCTTTCCGGTCTTCTCGTATTGGCACTTCTcatgaaagtgaaaatacaaaCACCTCTCAGTCCCGAACTCTGCCATAAAATTCTCGAAATGTCACTTGGGACTTATTTATTTTGCCTTTACTGTTGCTTTTTTttacttctctctttctcgcgTTCTGTCTGATGATTTTTCTGGTGCTCTAGTGACAGATAGGAGTTGCACGCAACCAAGAAAACAATTGTTTGAAGAGCATGATGATGGGTGTCTTGATGAATTAAATGGTGTGAGTTTTTACCCATCTTCCAAATCTATCAGAGAATCAGATTCTCAGCTCATCTACAGTACTCCCCGCCGTTCAAAAAGGTTAGTCTGCACCTACATACATGTACTCTGCAGgcactctttctttttctttgttttgttttgtttttgggggaAGGGGTGGTGGGTGAAGGTGCTCAGATGATGTTTCAGGCTTCTGATCAAATGTCAACAAAGTAAGTAATAAAGATGGTGTgatcagaaacaaacaaaaaggaatggcattgcattgcatgataTCTTTGCTTTTTCTGAACTCTGCTTTCTTGTTCtagatatatataatatagtatagggttcttttcttatatagttatatatatatgtatatatatgttctgCTTTTTGTCTGATTTGTCTCCTTCGGTGGATCAGAGCTAGAACCGAGACGACGAGTTCAATCTCAGAGGGCCTGCAGCAGCAATGCAGCCAAGGAATATATGAGACAGTCTCAAATCCGTACTCTTTTGATGATAATGTGTTGGCAATGGCTCAACAACAGCGTGGGGGATTTAAGGAGCCTAACCCCTCAGCCTTGTCTCTGCCACAACCTCATCTTCATTACAACTTCAACCACCCCTCCTCCCAATTTTCTCTGCAAGAATCTGACTTCTTCAAGGTACCTaacacttctctctctctctctctccccaacttctttaacaaatttaaatgTAGAGTTGTTGAGTGTAAAGTTGGTTTTtgcttttcaagtttcaaccaaattttctttgcacGAATCCAGACATGTCCTTCTGAGTATGACCAGCGATGGCATGGATGGAATGTCCAttaccttttcttttgaagtCAACCTGCTTCACCTCTATTGCCTAAACAGTAGTTCACCACTTTTGCGTAGTgttcaataatatattttctgtATTATTTTAAATGGGTGAAACCTCTTCTTTATAATATCCTTGTTTCACTTTTTTATTCTCCTCCTGGGTCCTGGCCTTTAAGACAAGAGTGTGGAAAAGTTTTCAAAACTAGCTATAATATAATTCTTCAATCATATAATGTCACATTGTTTCCTCTCCGGCTCTTTGGTTCTTCCGTTCACtgtgttttttaattaaagttaaaattcattttctaATGACccgattttttgttttcttcacccCATAATGATTTCTCTACAAAAAGTAGTTGGGTGcatcatttcattttgaaacAGGAGACAGACtgcttttggttttgcaaGTAATCGTCTACTCTATTTAATTTCAAGATCTACCTAGCTACTGTTGATTTGTCGTTTACATGAGTTGCattgtattttctattttgtataGAAACATTGTTGCACAGAGGTCTTTGGTTGTTGCTGAAAACTCTTACATTCTGTGGTCCAATTCTGATTCGTGTATAAATAGGGGACCCCTcccccctccctccctccagACCACCTTATGAGTGCCCAAACAGcaaattcaatcaaaatgttaattttttttttttttttttggatttgggtTTGTGACAGGTTACCAAACCAGAGGCAAGAGCAGATGCTGATCAAGACAATGAAGACGGTGATTGTCAActatcactctctctctcattacaTCATCCTTCTTCCCACAAGAGTAAGAGTAATGCTTCTTCAAGTGAGTTCAGTGGTGCAATCTCATCATATTCCTCCTCGAGGTCCAACTATAAAGATTGCTCCACCTCTTCTTCTGGGAACCATCGCAGTATTAATTTAAATCTTTCCATTGCCCTCTGCGGTAAATGATTTCACTGTAAAAAAGAGTAATCTGTTTTGTCCCAGTAGTAGATTATTTCATGCCCTTACCGCATTTGTTGGTTCTTTCtgttctttgttctttgttcCTAGTTAATTTATCtttacttcttcttctcatcGAGCTACATAGTTAATTAGTTGAGTGAGTTCCACTTTTGATTCTTCTAGAACAGCAAAGAGTACATCTTTATGAAAGAACTCTTTTTAAGTTTCAAATTTCTTACAAGATTATCCTTCTTCACGGTAATCTGATGCcacttctatgacataataAGACAGCGGCATTTGGAACCTTTGTCTAACCGGAGTTCAGCCAATCTATCTATGTACGACAGAAAAGACGTAAGAGTTGCAAACCTTAATTATGTATCTAATTGGTCCAagaattttatagagagcgtGAAGCCCATGCCCATTTGTACGGAGTTAATTGTGGGTTGGATTTGTAGAGCATCATGGGCCGGCTCAACTAGCTATGATACGGACCCACTTTTGGTCATCGCCATGCTCGCAATGTTGTGGAAATCTTCTCTTGTAATCTCAAATCTAATAATGACAACTTCATGGCAAAGTTTAGGAGCGATACATTGGTCCATTGCATTTGCCCTGTTTCCTCAGCGCAGACATACCCAAAACAAGTAGTAGCAGTAAACActacagaaaaaaaagaaaagaaaaaccaactaCAAAACTGGATAGCTGTTGCTGCTGTTGGGGTCCAATCAGTTGGGAGCAAATTTTATAGCACATCTAACACCAGCTACAAAGTCAGTCAATACACTGTTCCTTTTCATGATCTTCCAATGTCTTCCCCCAAAATTAGGTCATGGCGGAAGTTATAAGATGCTTTAATCCTTGTTAATTCTTTTTGCCCTTTGTTTTGGTATCAGAAACCAGTGCCTTGATGCATAATCGTGGCTTCACGCTTACGACGTTTCGAGGAAGAACTGAAACAGCAACCACTAAGGACTCTTTGGGTACACCAGAGAGGGGTAGTAGCTCAATTAGGACAGCAAGCTGTAAATGTACTCTAATAGTtagaacaaattgaaaatgacaTGCCAAACTAATAATTTGCTTATGAATTTGGGACAAAGAGGAAGGAATTCTCACCTCTGGAGATTTGAGGTCCACCACTGAATCTGATACAACACCTGTGACTGCAGAAGCCACTATTTCAAAGCATTTGTCACGGTCCAACAAAACAACCGCATTTGAAGCTTCTTTGGAAGTATTCAGTTCTGTTTCTACCCCTCTTCTGTTATACCCAACTGCAAACTACAGAATCACGTAAAAATTTCATCTTACGGAAAATAATATAACCcgcataaaataattaaatccaTTTTCTAGGTTGCCCAAAAGAATAGTATATCTTTTGATGAATTACTAACGTTGATGCAGTGATAGAGGATATAACAACCTTTATGGGCCGTGCAAGTTTCTGATTATTGttcaaaaattgaagaacaagCTTTGATACAACTTCATGCAGTTCCTTCTCATTCAAACTACAAGTAGCTTGGATAGGGAAAATGCGATGACACCAACTGCACCAACGAACTCCCAATTCTTAGGCAAGCACCAATTTTTGGCCACAAAGGGAAAAAATGATCACATGTATTACTGGATCCTTCATAGGAGGatgtcaaaaaatttaaacttcaTAAATGAATACTGAGTGCAAAACCAATTTAGAGCTGAGGCACAACCTCAAAGTGGGTTATAGGTGAAAAAAGTCTCAAagtacaaacaaataaaaaaattataatgtcAACATTTCTAATGACAGAGAAATACTGAGTAAATATAGTTTCTTTTAGTAGGTAAAGCATGGCATAGAAAACACAACATATACGAAGCATAATACTAGGTAACAACTGGTGAAAACATCTAAGATTCCATTATTGGGAGAAATTATTTCGAAAAAAGACACAGAtaaaaagttttaaacaaattaagCACAACTTGCATTAACTGTTTCTAAGAGAAAATATGATACGTGAGAAACAGGCAAATTATCTACTCACAGGGGTGAACCACAACTCCCGGATTCCACAGAATGCATAATTTTGGATACAGTATCAACAACGTCAGGAGAAGTGCTTTTGGGGAAGGTAAAGAGAAGCAAACCACTCTTTGTAAGCTTAACCAGCGAAAGAAGAGGGCTTGTGTCTCCTTCCGCATCCACCTTCGCAGGAGGCAAAGGAGGACCCTCTTGAACATCATCTGCCATAGCCATTATGATTACAAACAAGTCATATCACAAAACAGAAGCTCAGCATCTAATTGTATAagaagtaaaagtaaaagcGATACCATGCGCGTCCCCAGAGTTAGCAGTAGCCTCCTCGCCATCTGTATTCTCTTTGGAAAGCTTCCTTCTTTTAGAAAcggcttcttcttctgaactGCATCTATTAAAGCACTGAACATACTGAAAACATAGACATAGAAACAAATTGTAAACATAATTCAAATCCACATATAAAGCAAATAATCAATCATGCATTATACTATATATCATCCCTTCAAGGCTTTGTGCGAGTTTACCTTTGCAAGGAGGGAGATTGCTTCTTTTGTGGCGCTTTTCTCCCTCTCTGATAAATTGATTATAGcagaaataaaaaggaaacttCATTTCAGAATCAGTGGGTTTGTGGGGGTTAAATTAGGGAGATAGAAattagaaagagaaagagaaagagagtgacAGACTAATGGGGCAGGTGATGAGGAAGCCAGAGTGGGAGTGttggagaagagaagaaggggCGTTGTAGTCGAAGCGAGGGATGCTGATTACAGTAGAGTGTTGCTCCCATGGTGCCATCTCCTCTTTCTTACTCAGCTccctctccttctccttctctctttcttcttccgcCATTGCCCTTCTTCTGTTCTGACTTCGGAGACCGATACCCAATCTCTGTTCGAACCAACTTCAACTCTTTATTTTCTCGAGTGTATGTGTGCCCTAATTCCTAATAATTGGACTCTTTTTTATGTTATTGTtacaaaatttgtttattaattttctaacCAATTTCTTTCATGTCTATTAatattcagatttttttttttcatatttataaatGCAAAGATTGTATCAACATACTGAGAGAATTATTATAAACTAATTTTgtgcatttcttttttcttattttccttgcttttttttttcttcgcttttttgaaagaaaagatgTTACATCTGACTGCTTGTGCAATGGAAAAAACATTTGTGAGACtttgcatatatattttttgtaataCAAACGGCAGCGCAATCTGCAAGTTATGGTACAAACAGAAACAGAGAGTAACAGGACAAATTTGAAAGGTTGGCATTGCTAATCGAATCCATTAAATCACTGGTATTAAGTTAAGtattcagaccaaaaaaaaaaaagttgaagtgAGCATAGTGATATTAAAACCTCACACACAGTAATGCTCTTCTGTTAGCTTAACAGTGTGCCACGTTATGTTATCCTGTGAGTCTGACTGAGATTGCTAATCAAAATGGTTGATGTAAAATTGCATTGCACCAGCATTAGCTACAGACTTGATCTTCTATAATTTATCAATTCACTATTTTCCGGCTTTTAAGTTTGAGGGGATGGATCTATTAGTACAAGTGAAAGAGGCTTATACAACAATTTAAACACAAGGGATGTATAGGATTTACTTCTATTTTAACATTTACAATTGGATATAAACTAAAACAAATCCTCACACCAAATCTCGGCTCCGTTTTTGTTTGCATTCTGCACTGATAAATTATGTGATGGGCAAAGGGTGCATTTCCATAGCAAGAAGCTGAccttcttttcctcttttcgaTGAAAAGCTTTTGAAAGCCCTCAAATAGCCCTTTTCTTTTACACCCGGTCAATTTGCATCTCTTCTTCGAATTCCACGATTGCCCTAGCAGGAAGATACCAAAACTTGTAACAAACACAAGAAGCTAAATAATCACATCTTCATTTGAATTTGCCGATGGATGTGTATTAGAAACTCGATATAAGAGAGGCCATTCAAACTCTTGTCTTCTACGATATATGAGAAGAAGAGCATCCCTGCGAAACAAGAACAGAAGATTTAATTCACATCAACCAAAAACATTTATCTAATACCATAATAATTTTACATCAGAATTATTGTTTTGTCATATCCCCTCTGACAACAGTGActgaaaaaattgaagcacAACATCTCTGCTTCTCATACTACAGTAAATAAGGGAAAACGATGCGGCTATCACAAAGAGTGATTGACGGTGTGCAACAATTAGGCCAAAAATACTGTAAGTTATACTTGGCCTGTTTGTTGATAGCTTACATCAAAGTTTCATAGTATTTACTATTGCAGAATAAAAGAGAGATTTGGGGAAGGGGTGATACATACAAAGGGAAAAGGGAAATAGTCTCATtaacatgaacaaaaaaagaaaggaataaAGTTTATCAAAGGGGAATTGAATAATGTGGATACTgttttaaatcaaaattttatgcATAGTGGCTGTCAAGTAGCAGATGTAGTCTAGTTTATATTAAAGGGATGTTCTAAGTTGTAATGCACTGACCTGATGGATCTCCTTTCTTGCATAATTTCAAGCTGTAAGAAAATAATGAGGATTATATTAGACTTACATCAGATTGACACATCAttgaattacaaacaaattttttttttaccacaagaaacttttttcttttgttaggcATATAGAGCAGCAGGTTGCCCTGGCTAGAACAAGGGTCATCCCTGCGAAAATGAGCTTGATTACCACCTGGCTGGTCCAAGGGGTCTAAAGAAGCACCAACTAGCTCTTATTCTGGTGGTACTTACCTTCCCAGTGTTGGAAGAGATACCAAGTTCGAATCTCCCCTTCCccattaaaaagagaaaaacagggtctaaagaagccaaaatacaAGGTAACAGAAAGAAGCATACCGGAGGTATGAACATCTTTGGCGTCGAATCTCATTTATCAAATCATTTAGCTTCTTTGAGAATGGATTGTCATGCTGCTGCAGCACAAACTGTGTATGACAAAAATAATAGCCATCAAATGAAAATTCTTCGATCAGGAAGTATATCTGAGAATGCAGTTTGCAATTATACAACATGTTTAACAGGCATCACAATAACCGATGAATGAAATATTTAGACCCGGATGAGTATCCATTCTTAATTACTGGGCCAACTAATTTTATGcctttaatttgtttcttatAATATACAACTTAATCCTGTCTTCAAGATTTTAAGCAGATTCCTAATTTGTCAAATTGATAGCAGATACTAGACCGAATTACATCAGACGAATGAAGTTTGGGTCGTCAATGAGGTGCTCAACTCCTTGGAACCAAGAGTCAGAGGCAAGTTCTCGCCAGCCATGAATAACAATATTAGGCAGACATTATGTATAGAACGACTTGGCTTAAGATGTACCTGAGTAGGAATTTCATCAACTGAGGAAATTCCAAACAGCTTAGTCAACATATCTGGATCAACTGAGTTCCcaatatatattaaacaatCCTCTCCATTCTCAAGAAGATAAATTCCCTCATCACTGATATGCTCACTAGAAAGTGGAATTGCAGGAGGAAAAGGAGATTCATCTGTCTGTCAATCAACAAAAAAGTTActagttgttttattttttttgggggggggggtgtgTGAGGGAGACCATAACAAAGGGGAAAATATGAAACTTTAAGTAATGTGGAACCATTCAGAGTTTCAGACCTTAGAAAGAAGGTCATGGATTGCCACCATGCGTGGATACACAAGTGCTATTGCTAAAGGAGTAGAAACAGAAGAAACATAATTGATCCAAAAAGACCGTTCATCTAATTTCCCAGCAGCTCGCAATCCTGTGCTTTTAGTTAATGCTGAaaagaattataaataaataaaagaaacacaTTTATCAAAACATGTACAAACTTCTAGAGAAGCTGACTTATACTTCAATTACTGCTAATATGCTTAATACAGGAGTCTTGCAAAGCATAGTCCATGCATTCGAAATAACAAGATACATTATAAAACATGAaggaaataaatgaaaatcctgagtttatttaattttggaggaagaaaaaaaaaaccatagtTATCTCCACAGAAGTGTTAAATAAAAGATGCAGCTTCAACAAAATACATCTAGTATAGTTTTATGACGTATAAGCTTACAACCACAAAAGAAGACACCAatgaagaataaaagaaaataccaaGGATGTATAAAGGTAGAAGCTTAAGTGTCTCTGGAAGAACAAGTTGTCCAGACGATGATACTGTAGCACAAAATTTCCTATAAGAACACAGAATCCTGATGCAACGATCAGTCAGTCGTTCACGGACTTGCATGAGCGGGCAAGAAGGGATTTCAATTGCCGCTacagaaagaaaattacaaagtaAATTGTATCATTTCCCAGAAATCAAATAATAGCTATACGGCCATGTAAGAGTTTAAAAAGAGGGCAGTTCTGGTACAAGTCAgttcaaaaagaaagagagaaaaatccaTGGTACAAAGGCTGTAAAAACAAGATTGTAAAGAAAATGGTACAACCAAATACCTTGCTTCAAGATACAAGCAAACTGGGTATCTAAGTCAGCTGTACGGAAAAGATTATTCAGCATACTTGTGCATGGAAGAGATAATGTTGTAACTCGAATTCTTCTTTGGCCATACAAAGTGGTGTACAGAAGTGCACACTGGACAATGGAAAGAACAATGTCATTAGAAGTAACATAACAATCATTTTCTTTAACTGTGATTATGGGAAGCTTGCAGAGATATACGGACAAGATACTCCTAGAAGGTAAAACCAGTTAGTACCTGAAATGCACATTCTGAGCCATCCTGCAATTTATCATCGTGTTTTATGGTTACCATTATAGTTTTGTCACAGTCAATCTGCACAATATAAGGATGAGTTAAGGTTTCGCAAATTACTGGCCTCGGGTATTAGCCACAGCTCGTATTCATTACAAAGCTAACAACATAATCTAAAGTACCACTCaaataaatgaatgaaaaccaaaaacaaaccaGTAATCAAGATGGAATAGTTATGGCAAATATAGAagagaaataattaatttcatctcattggtTTGTAATACACGAGGTTTTGGGCGTCATTACTAGTCAttactacttttttttttttttttttttttgggtatgagGTAATGTGTACCACAGCCATAGTAATTTTGAGTTCAACGATAATACATGCAATGCTAATGACACTTACATtaactttaaattaattcaatcaaCATTTTGATGCTAATATGGGTGGGTCAACACAACGGATTTCTCATTCCATATCCATGGTGGAGAAGATAGATTCAAAGATGTAGCACATGCGTATATTGATGTATTAATGTATATAAGTAAGTGCATTTGTGTTGTATAACATACCCCAGGTAGGTCGACGTCAGTAGGAATGCGTTTGCAGAAGTTCCCATGGTACTCCTGAACTCGGAGACCCTATGGTAGATTAGGAAGAAAAGTTTACTTAACAGTACAGATAAAATTATAAGTAACTATTTGCTATACGCTAAAGGCAAGGATGAGAAAGTGAACATCAGTGCTCCAAAAAGGTTACCTGGCTGCATCTCACACGCATCACTGCCTCAAAACCTTGAGGCCTTGTGACATTCCATCTAAGGTCATTGTAGATCTTTGCAGAGTCGGCAACAGCGGAGAAAGGGTAATAATAATAGACCTGGaacaaagaggaaaagaaacaaagttgaAACCTGACATtctataataacaaaaaaaagaccTGGAACAAGGAtgtaaaatcaaatcaatataTTCTATAATGTAATGCAAGAATAGACGTTTTTGGTACCTGGCCACCAGTAATTCTTGGGATGACAGACATAGAAGCTATGTCTATGTAAGTCTGGGTAGTGATAAAAATATCAACACAGACCTGTAACATGTCAAGACAGAGACAATTAGCCCAAATAAATTATGCCCATCAGCATTTATATCTACAAATGCCAACAATAACCAAGAACAAAATTCAGAATTATATCCAACTCAAATAAAATGCAAACAGAACACTTAACGTTTTACCTGATACTCAGCAACTTCCACTgccattgtttttaaaatcttttcaGCTGGTTGAAGTAATTTATGGACCTCCTGGTGAAAAAGAGACGTTCATAAACATGAGGATAATCTTCTGCCAGAACAAATGGCACTACCACTAGACTAATGTCAACATGGAAGACAGCAAGTAAAGGAACAATATAAAATCTTGGTGCCTGTAAAGAAGAGATCACATTCTTACATTTCCAATAGGAGTGCCCAAAAGGCAAGCACTCTCATTGGAAAgtacataaatatcaaaaggGAGTGTCTAGAAGGCATGCACTGCACAAGAACACTAGCTTAAAAAAACTTTCCATACATTCTGCTCTTTATAAAATGCAAAACTTTGAGGAAGCTACCTTAAAAAATACTAATACAGAAATACAAAAAACTCAGGAAGCTGCtagaaataaaaactaataCATAAATATACACCTTGCCAAATATGGAGACTTCAGGCAagcattaaaagaaaaatcacatTGTAGTTCAAAGATGTAGAGGATCCATATTTCATACATACTatcaattaataattaaaaattgatatCCTGGACACGCATTATGACATCTAGCAATTTTGGCAATTCGAGAATACTAAAACGATATAGTTTTCCAGAATGCAGGATTTCATAGGTAAAGCAAAGGGATGGAAGAACATGTAGTTGAAGAAAACCAGTATATCATCTATTGATACCTTCTCACCCGCAGAAGTATTAGTTCTTCCTTCAGCCTCTCTAGCTGAAAGGGCCCCAGTTCCAATTGATGGCATGACTGTAGACCACATTGGATAATTATTAGAATATACTCAAAGGTTGGTTTTATAAAAGATTTAATTCCTATAATTCAAAAGGGAAATAAAAAGATCCCTTACAAAAATGATCAAGATAAATATAGGATTGCTGTAACAAGTATTTGGATGACTTAAACTAGGTCCAAAAAACACAAGGTTGTAAAAAGTAGGTccataaaactaaaatcaCATCTGTTTGAACTTGCCTGACTGAAATACCAAAAGTTTTCCACCGTTACTTTTCATTGCTAAGAATGCAGCCTAAAAAGTATAAAGAAGATGTTAACAACATTAGAAAAggcattctataatttcttagACATTAATTAATGTGATTATAAAATGTGCAAAGCCaatgatttaaaaatataaaatgaaaaccagAAAGCCCTATGTAACAAGAACCAATGTTACAATCTTTTTTACTCTCTCTCCCACCATCTTTAACACACACCCAGACCAAATACGAGAATAAATACCATACCTTGACTGCGGCACCAAAGGCTGAGTCAGCTGTTTTATTATCTTGAAACAGGGATGGGATGCTTTCCAAAAGTAGGTCTAAATGTTGACGGCACTGGATCCATGTCAGAAACAACCGAAgacttaataaaaaaatcatttgactTATCTGGGTTTGCAAAGATATTGCCTTACACATATCAACAGCTGTACTagaaaacacaacaaaactGAACTCTGAAGCTAACCTCAGAAAGCTGAACAATTACATCAGTCTGCAGAGGAGTATAAACATCTTGCACATCAGGGACAATGAGCATCAATGGCTGCAAAACATAtcaaaaataaacaagtaaGCAATCTTCAATTACAACATAGGGTAACCACCTATTTAGATAAGATAATGAAGCAAATGTTACATTATATTGCATTGCAGAAGAGAGAATGAGTGACAAAGTTGATTGTGAAACACAACAAGAATGGTATTATGCAAGAACGCATTTTCCTTTCCCTTTCACAAATTGATAGGACATTAATGCTAAATAAATTCACATGAACATTACTATGTAAGCAAATGTTAAATACTCcgaaatacaaaaaaattcagctctacaacaaaattttaaatctaACAAAGTTATATATTGACCTGCTGTAATGAACGTTTCAGATTGTAAAAATGAATTGTAGTGTCAAATGTTGCAATCCCCACCATCGTCCTAGGTCCTTCCTGAAATAGTAGAATCATCAATATATCAGTTGCTAAAGAAGCTAACCCAATACAAAGGTTCTTGTAGAAACTTAAAAAGGTTGACATGCTCCAAAACCAAGGTGAAAAGTAAGTTTCTAATTTTCCATAAGCAGGTGCAATTAAAAGCTTCAGTATTCTGCAAATAGGCATAAAACTTACAGGAAGATCAGAAATAACTTGACGGATTGCACTGCATGCCGCTGCAG
This window encodes:
- the LOC18789126 gene encoding protein transport protein Sec24-like At4g32640 isoform X2, whose protein sequence is MAAPVPPGPPRPGDRPPPPNYNYNPSHSVLPPNSDSLSQNLQNLNLNRPPSMPTSAPRPSPPPKSAPSPSPLARPAQRRPLSGPPPVGPSSQPSFPPYVGPPRPSGPPATSPLGYRPPPPTNAFPPAPPPGILPRFPPPGSGPSTTMAAALAPPPPLAQPQPPQTMHSVLGSSVGRDPGPAVQQPPPFSVASQGLQQPHPPQTWSMQPNQAPQTAPTSLQQQRMFGTPPPLPNQSMTSISHAVGQTGAPVAGPSKIDPNQIPRPIPNSSVIVHETRQCNQANPPPPTTSDYIVRDTGNCSPRNMRCTINQIPCTADLLATSGMQLALLLQPLALPQPSEEPIPVVDFGESGPLRCSRCKGYINPFMKFIDQGRQFVCNLCGFTDETPRDYHCNLGPDGRRRDSDDRPELCRGMVEFVASKEYMVRDPMLSMYFFLIDVSMNAMQTGATAAACSAIRQVISDLPEGPRTMVGIATFDTTIHFYNLKRSLQQPLMLIVPDVQDVYTPLQTDVIVQLSECRQHLDLLLESIPSLFQDNKTADSAFGAAVKAAFLAMKSNGGKLLVFQSVMPSIGTGALSAREAEGRTNTSAGEKEVHKLLQPAEKILKTMAVEVAEYQVCVDIFITTQTYIDIASMSVIPRITGGQVYYYYPFSAVADSAKIYNDLRWNVTRPQGFEAVMRVRCSQGLRVQEYHGNFCKRIPTDVDLPGIDCDKTIMVTIKHDDKLQDGSECAFQCALLYTTLYGQRRIRVTTLSLPCTSMLNNLFRTADLDTQFACILKQAAIEIPSCPLMQVRERLTDRCIRILCSYRKFCATVSSSGQLVLPETLKLLPLYILALTKSTGLRAAGKLDERSFWINYVSSVSTPLAIALVYPRMVAIHDLLSKTDESPFPPAIPLSSEHISDEGIYLLENGEDCLIYIGNSVDPDMLTKLFGISSVDEIPTQFVLQQHDNPFSKKLNDLINEIRRQRCSYLRLKLCKKGDPSGMLFFSYIVEDKSLNGLSYIEFLIHIHRQIQMKM